A single window of Actinoallomurus bryophytorum DNA harbors:
- a CDS encoding NACHT domain-containing protein translates to MARSGSRWRGFVVVTGIAGSTVILLMIGGALRGGSLPTAANVAQLVSVVLAVPPLAVGLRVWWNSLSAKTSTLEQVERAHQALALLVSSQWREEIRIRGLDDVTRLAVRWRLTELDVMDDAGRVDGPRRVRSWLRLGRVRFNGRTDRMDDMAHRFRQLARRRLVILGAPGTGKTTLAVLLLRTLLEDRRPGEPVPVFLSMAGWDPGTEPVHRWLTRRLAENYPALRAADFGPDAPRALVSQRRLLPVLDGLDELPPSVQPQVLSALNAAATTESVILTCRTKEYQAAAEMSAGHLLAGGAVIEPRPIKAADAAAYITNRLVPGQSGGWPKLLATIKSRPNGPVAQALSTPLTLWLLRKVYIDTRSDPAALCDTARFPTADAVAEHLLDNLVHSALSTISAEHDPDDPRYHDHPFRPRHVWDSGDAERWLSFIAHHMSRSGTRDFQWWQLYREVHRRWTSLVGALTVGLTIGVTVGITGGLTIALTHAVPGTLADALIFSFAGGLTGGLVGGLTGGVLLEVMKSSGVEPAYADVRLKGRLRPLAGNLALGLTVGLAVGMITSLGFGLIGGLIGGVRESLVFGLAVGAAGGFTIGLSRWVSTPVTDARPQTPVFTLRRDLELVYVRSVAFGLTLGPAFGIAGALAKGFAGPLAGIEAGVAFGVAGGVVFALTFDLAGASSTYLAALSVLYARHRVPIRLMRFLDDAHRVGLLREAGPAYQFRHAKLQDRLTQTYRDSTERPVR, encoded by the coding sequence GTGGCGCGTAGCGGTTCGCGGTGGCGCGGGTTCGTGGTCGTCACGGGCATCGCCGGCTCGACCGTGATCCTGCTGATGATCGGCGGGGCGTTACGCGGGGGAAGCCTGCCGACCGCGGCGAACGTGGCCCAGCTGGTCTCGGTGGTGCTCGCGGTCCCGCCCCTGGCGGTCGGGCTGAGGGTGTGGTGGAACTCCCTGTCGGCCAAGACCAGCACCCTGGAACAGGTGGAGCGGGCACACCAGGCGCTGGCGCTGCTGGTGAGCAGCCAGTGGCGCGAGGAGATCCGCATCCGCGGGCTCGACGACGTGACCCGGCTGGCGGTTCGATGGCGGCTGACGGAGCTCGACGTCATGGACGACGCCGGTCGCGTCGACGGACCCCGTCGTGTCCGCTCCTGGCTCCGGCTCGGCCGGGTCCGGTTCAACGGCCGTACCGACCGGATGGACGACATGGCGCACCGGTTCCGGCAGCTGGCGCGGCGGAGGCTGGTGATCCTCGGCGCGCCCGGTACGGGCAAGACCACACTGGCGGTGCTGCTGCTCCGCACGCTGCTGGAGGACCGCAGGCCGGGGGAGCCGGTGCCCGTCTTCCTGTCGATGGCCGGATGGGACCCCGGCACCGAGCCCGTGCACAGGTGGCTGACCCGGCGGCTCGCGGAGAACTATCCCGCGCTGCGGGCGGCCGACTTCGGGCCGGACGCGCCGCGGGCCCTGGTCTCCCAGCGGCGCCTGCTGCCCGTTCTGGACGGGCTGGACGAACTGCCCCCAAGTGTGCAGCCGCAGGTCCTGTCCGCGCTGAACGCGGCGGCCACCACCGAGTCGGTCATCCTCACCTGCCGGACCAAGGAGTACCAGGCGGCGGCGGAGATGTCGGCCGGTCACCTGCTCGCCGGTGGCGCCGTCATCGAGCCCCGCCCGATCAAGGCGGCCGACGCCGCCGCGTACATCACGAACCGCCTGGTGCCCGGCCAGTCCGGTGGCTGGCCGAAGCTGCTGGCAACGATCAAGTCCCGCCCGAACGGACCGGTGGCCCAGGCCCTGTCCACGCCGCTCACGCTGTGGCTGTTACGCAAGGTCTACATCGACACCCGCAGTGACCCGGCGGCGCTCTGCGACACGGCTCGCTTTCCCACGGCCGACGCCGTCGCCGAGCATCTGCTCGACAACCTCGTCCATTCCGCCCTGTCCACCATCTCGGCCGAACATGATCCCGACGACCCGCGGTACCACGACCATCCGTTCCGGCCGCGCCATGTGTGGGACTCGGGCGATGCCGAGCGCTGGCTGTCGTTCATCGCCCACCACATGAGCAGGAGCGGCACGCGCGACTTTCAGTGGTGGCAGCTCTATCGCGAGGTCCACCGCCGCTGGACCAGCCTCGTCGGAGCCCTGACGGTGGGGCTCACCATCGGCGTCACGGTGGGGATCACGGGCGGTCTCACGATCGCGCTGACGCACGCGGTCCCCGGCACCCTCGCGGACGCGCTGATCTTCAGCTTCGCGGGCGGTCTGACCGGGGGACTGGTCGGAGGCCTCACCGGCGGAGTGCTCCTCGAAGTGATGAAGAGCTCCGGCGTGGAGCCTGCGTACGCGGACGTGCGCCTGAAGGGCCGTCTGCGGCCCCTCGCCGGAAACCTCGCGCTCGGGCTCACGGTCGGGCTCGCCGTCGGCATGATCACCTCTCTCGGGTTCGGGCTCATCGGCGGGCTGATCGGCGGCGTACGGGAGAGCCTGGTGTTCGGGCTGGCCGTCGGTGCCGCCGGCGGGTTCACGATCGGCCTGAGCCGGTGGGTCAGCACGCCCGTGACGGACGCACGGCCGCAGACGCCCGTTTTCACGCTGCGCCGCGACCTCGAGCTCGTCTACGTCCGTTCGGTGGCCTTCGGGCTCACGCTCGGCCCCGCGTTCGGCATCGCCGGGGCGCTGGCGAAGGGCTTCGCCGGGCCCTTGGCGGGCATCGAGGCCGGCGTCGCCTTCGGCGTGGCGGGCGGCGTGGTGTTCGCGCTCACCTTCGATCTCGCCGGCGCCAGCTCGACCTACCTCGCCGCCCTGTCCGTGCTGTACGCGCGGCACCGCGTCCCGATCAGGCTGATGCGGTTCCTGGACGACGCGCACCGTGTCGGCCTGCTCCGTGAGGCCGGACCCGCCTATCAGTTCCGGCACGCGAAACTCCAGGACCGCCTGACGCAGACCTACCGGGATTCGACCGAGCGGCCGGTGCGGTAG
- a CDS encoding ATP-binding protein, producing the protein MKLSLVLCLPRDAETARLTREVLDASLTALRVAADTRSDITLALGEACANVIQHADSSDEYEVRVRLTNSLCVVEVVDTGRGFDSATLGQARADQAATAEHGRGLQIIDALAENLQITSRPLHGAMIRFEKPLELDPRLAV; encoded by the coding sequence GTGAAGCTTTCGCTGGTGTTGTGCCTGCCCAGAGACGCCGAGACCGCGCGTCTGACCCGGGAGGTGCTGGACGCGTCCCTCACCGCGCTGCGTGTGGCGGCCGATACCCGCAGCGACATCACCTTGGCCCTGGGGGAGGCGTGCGCGAACGTCATCCAGCATGCCGACTCCAGTGATGAGTACGAGGTCCGGGTACGGCTGACCAACTCCCTCTGCGTGGTCGAGGTGGTCGACACGGGGCGGGGCTTCGATTCCGCGACGTTGGGCCAGGCACGGGCCGACCAGGCGGCCACCGCCGAGCACGGCCGCGGCCTGCAGATCATCGACGCCCTCGCCGAGAACCTGCAGATCACCAGCCGCCCTCTGCACGGTGCGATGATCCGTTTCGAGAAGCCCCTTGAGCTCGATCCCCGGCTGGCCGTCTGA
- a CDS encoding C40 family peptidase encodes MIRRGLSAALLVLSGVVTAPSMATAEPATAYVGVSVATAWVAPATDRAVDRPAVGNPVDIRKWTTDMTLQQRADLVGRLETQAPYGSPVRILERQGDWVHVAVAGQPTPRDALGYPGWIPARQLVTGTAFGTLRRTRPFAMVTADTAWLSADPAGRRREMELPADTRLPVLARTGSAVLVATPDRGGRWLSARDVAVYDKAADIPRPTGTDLVRTAKMFAGLHYLWAGTSSFGFDCSGFTHTVYDLHGITIPRDAGAQKAGGTPVAKDDLLPGDLIFYAHDHGTGSVHHVGMYIGDGYEIDAPANSATEESPLEIVKVDQHRYADQYAGAVRYL; translated from the coding sequence ATGATCCGTCGTGGTTTGTCGGCCGCCCTGCTCGTCCTGTCCGGAGTGGTGACGGCGCCGTCCATGGCGACGGCGGAGCCGGCCACCGCGTATGTCGGCGTTTCGGTGGCCACGGCGTGGGTCGCCCCGGCAACCGACCGGGCGGTGGACCGGCCCGCGGTCGGCAATCCGGTCGACATCCGGAAGTGGACGACGGACATGACCTTGCAGCAGCGCGCCGATCTGGTCGGCAGGCTGGAGACACAGGCGCCGTACGGCAGTCCGGTGCGGATTCTGGAACGGCAGGGCGACTGGGTGCACGTGGCCGTCGCCGGCCAGCCGACCCCGCGCGACGCGCTCGGCTACCCGGGCTGGATCCCCGCGCGGCAACTGGTCACCGGAACGGCCTTCGGCACGCTGCGGCGGACCCGGCCGTTCGCGATGGTGACCGCCGACACCGCCTGGCTGTCCGCCGATCCCGCCGGACGGCGGCGTGAGATGGAGCTGCCGGCCGACACCCGCCTGCCGGTGCTGGCCCGCACCGGCTCCGCGGTGCTGGTCGCGACCCCCGACCGCGGCGGTCGCTGGCTCTCGGCCCGCGACGTGGCCGTCTACGACAAGGCGGCGGACATCCCGCGGCCCACCGGGACCGACCTGGTACGGACCGCGAAGATGTTCGCCGGTCTGCACTACCTGTGGGCCGGTACGTCGTCGTTCGGATTCGACTGCTCCGGCTTCACCCACACCGTCTACGACCTGCACGGCATCACCATCCCGCGCGACGCCGGTGCGCAGAAGGCCGGCGGAACACCGGTGGCCAAGGACGACCTGCTGCCCGGTGACCTGATCTTCTACGCGCACGACCACGGAACCGGCTCGGTCCACCACGTCGGCATGTACATCGGCGACGGCTACGAGATCGACGCGCCCGCCAACAGCGCGACCGAGGAGAGCCCGCTGGAGATCGTCAAGGTGGACCAGCACCGGTACGCGGACCAGTACGCCGGAGCGGTCCGTTATCTGTAG
- a CDS encoding maleylpyruvate isomerase family mycothiol-dependent enzyme, whose product MTDRADDVIKALRSGHDDLAALVRGFTADDLARPSGASKWDISQVLSHLGSGAEINLAAVEGALNGSGSPAGDFNQGVWARWDAMSREERAEGFLTANETLVRRYEGLDEQTRESLRIDLGFLPAPIDVATSGRMRLNEFAHHTWDVKVAFDPKATLAPEATPLLFAQVDMFLAFVGKPAELGGGPVRIAVNTTDPERSFGLEVSSEKMAFIDAPDNPDAVLTAPAEWWQRLVTGRHAPEHTPDTVTLTGSTITLDDLRRVFPGF is encoded by the coding sequence ATGACCGACCGAGCAGACGATGTGATCAAGGCACTGCGCTCCGGCCACGACGACCTCGCGGCGCTGGTGCGCGGCTTCACCGCCGACGACCTCGCGCGCCCGTCCGGAGCATCGAAATGGGACATCTCGCAGGTGCTCAGCCACCTGGGCAGCGGCGCGGAGATCAACCTCGCCGCGGTCGAAGGTGCGCTGAACGGCTCCGGCAGCCCCGCCGGTGACTTCAACCAGGGTGTGTGGGCGCGGTGGGACGCCATGTCGCGCGAGGAGCGCGCCGAGGGCTTCCTCACGGCGAACGAGACGCTCGTCCGCCGCTACGAAGGGCTCGACGAGCAGACCAGGGAGAGCCTCCGCATCGACCTGGGATTCCTGCCCGCGCCCATCGACGTGGCGACCTCCGGCCGCATGCGGCTCAACGAGTTCGCCCACCACACCTGGGACGTCAAGGTGGCGTTCGACCCGAAGGCGACTCTGGCGCCGGAGGCAACGCCGCTGCTGTTCGCCCAGGTGGACATGTTCCTGGCCTTCGTCGGCAAGCCCGCGGAGCTGGGTGGCGGGCCGGTCCGCATCGCGGTGAACACCACGGACCCGGAGCGGTCCTTCGGCCTCGAAGTGAGCAGCGAGAAGATGGCTTTCATCGACGCTCCCGACAATCCGGACGCGGTCCTCACCGCACCCGCGGAGTGGTGGCAGCGCCTGGTCACCGGCCGCCACGCACCGGAGCACACCCCGGACACCGTGACGCTCACCGGCTCCACGATCACGCTGGACGACCTGCGCCGCGTCTTCCCCGGCTTCTGA
- a CDS encoding nitroreductase/quinone reductase family protein: MPAVPTDEEFLAYNQGVISEFRANRGVVSQPPFPILLLTTAGARTGRRTTVPVGFAVDDRNRVFVVASKAGAPRHPAWFHNLRADPAVTVELGDGSYQARAVVTAGEERERLYRMVSDGTSAYEKNTERVFPVVVLEGVPAPA, translated from the coding sequence ATGCCTGCCGTGCCGACTGACGAGGAGTTCCTCGCCTACAACCAAGGCGTCATCAGCGAGTTCCGCGCCAATCGCGGCGTGGTGAGCCAGCCGCCGTTCCCGATCCTGCTGCTGACCACGGCCGGGGCGCGGACAGGACGGCGAACGACCGTGCCGGTCGGCTTCGCGGTCGACGACAGGAACCGCGTGTTCGTGGTGGCCTCCAAGGCGGGCGCCCCGCGGCATCCGGCCTGGTTCCACAACCTGCGAGCCGACCCGGCCGTGACGGTCGAACTCGGCGACGGCTCCTACCAGGCCAGGGCCGTCGTGACCGCGGGCGAGGAGCGCGAACGGCTCTACCGCATGGTCTCCGACGGCACCTCCGCGTACGAGAAGAACACCGAGCGGGTGTTCCCGGTCGTGGTCCTCGAAGGCGTTCCCGCCCCCGCCTGA
- a CDS encoding sigma-70 family RNA polymerase sigma factor — translation MTTERSEEFVERTEPFRRELLAHCYRMLGSVDEAEDLVQETYLRAWRSYDTFEGRSSPRTWLHRIATNACLSALEQRTRRALPSGLGGPAEDPDDMPAPAGPEVAWLGPVPDTLVTFGTQDPATILTTRDSVRLALVTALQYLPARQRAILLLREVLGFSAPEVATMLGTSTAAVKSALQRARARLDEGAPATEIITEPHARDLLGQYIAGFENADIAALEKALRTDAAIELVGTRTWFSGKVTCLRYLAHVIGSPGDWLMTPTGANGQPAAATYHRTDDGTHHALGVAVLTATPAGISRITVFPGGPGLVARFGLPPSHHSRRSYRD, via the coding sequence GTGACGACGGAACGGTCAGAGGAATTCGTGGAGCGCACCGAGCCGTTCCGGCGCGAGCTGCTCGCGCACTGCTACCGCATGCTCGGCTCGGTGGACGAGGCCGAGGACCTCGTCCAGGAGACGTACCTGCGGGCATGGCGTTCGTACGACACCTTCGAGGGCCGCTCCTCGCCGCGTACCTGGCTCCACCGCATCGCCACCAACGCCTGCCTGTCCGCGCTCGAACAACGCACCAGGCGGGCACTGCCCTCCGGCCTGGGCGGCCCCGCCGAGGATCCCGATGACATGCCGGCGCCGGCCGGGCCCGAGGTGGCATGGCTGGGGCCGGTACCGGACACCCTGGTGACCTTCGGGACCCAGGACCCGGCCACGATCCTCACGACGCGTGACAGCGTGCGGCTCGCGCTCGTCACCGCCCTGCAGTACCTGCCGGCCCGGCAACGCGCCATACTCCTGCTCCGGGAGGTGCTGGGCTTCAGCGCCCCCGAGGTGGCGACCATGCTCGGCACCTCGACCGCGGCGGTCAAGAGCGCGCTGCAACGAGCCCGCGCCCGGCTCGACGAGGGCGCTCCCGCCACCGAGATCATCACCGAACCGCACGCCCGGGACCTGCTCGGCCAGTACATCGCCGGTTTCGAGAATGCCGACATCGCGGCCCTGGAAAAAGCGCTGCGCACCGACGCCGCCATCGAACTGGTGGGCACGCGGACGTGGTTCTCCGGCAAGGTGACGTGCCTGCGCTACCTCGCGCACGTGATCGGATCTCCTGGCGACTGGCTGATGACCCCCACCGGCGCCAACGGCCAGCCCGCCGCGGCCACCTACCACCGCACCGACGACGGAACCCATCACGCCCTCGGGGTCGCCGTTCTCACCGCCACCCCCGCCGGGATCTCCCGCATCACCGTCTTCCCCGGCGGTCCCGGCCTCGTGGCGAGATTCGGCCTTCCCCCCTCCCACCACAGCCGCCGGTCGTACAGAGACTGA
- a CDS encoding beta-glucosidase, which yields MPASSVSPLLYGRTRRALVMAAAILLTVLGLGLRPAAAEARPSSYAWGKGTLTGPELRALVSQMTLPEKIGMVHGSADTTCSTTLPEGCVGQAGWIPGVARIGVPPLRMTDGPAGVRLGHVETAMPAPVGLAATFDTGAARTYGKTVGAAGRATGQDVWLGPMINQVSYPTAGRNFETLGEDPYLAGRLAAEEVTGAQSQGLVAELKHYIQNDFENGRGATSVAIDDQTFHETELVAFEAGIKAGAGSIMCSYNRINDIYGCGDDDTLIKVLRQQLAFTGFVQSDWGAVHKITDLVNGTDIEQPSGRNLTEAALTDAVTGGTPEVAATADFPAYPAISADRWKSALDTAIFHILSTMNEAGLLEGTQYGSHFDGTPVPWVPARPSLASLRASDAATARSVAAGSATLLRDKGHILPLSRAGASKGLVVMGPTAIAPYYGGGGSAHVTPYDGSAGPYEAIKAHAGSAVSYVPGYDLDGRTVPSSALTAPDPAANYPDWTLTPADAEFAGQHGLLRQQTTTDPVASGAQPVLATGGAPDRLDTTVDRSGGTALPPGTAWRWSGLLTAPADPGGTGWQLKVAVQNQAGAQLFVDGLATTSRPINIGAYPTAPSSSYASLGEAARSHDPADPGLQQATYSVNLTAGQQLHLDLRVTAGAKPTDVRLRWVPPDNQAQAIAKAVSAAKSAKTAVIFAYDEGTEGSDRGGSDQAAGLSLAGYQNDLIKAVAQANPDTVVVLNTGDAVLMPWAGDVKAILEMWYPGQEGGAATGDVLFGRVDPGGRLPITFPASAQQTPMYDPTCTDTSATGNCPMYPGVVGPSPFLPGATTSYRTITGMKVNGIYEGYRWYDKKDIAPLYPFGHGLSYTGFAYGGLRTAPTRSGGLVASFNVTNTGAVRGSETPQVYLGPSSAMPANVQQAVAKLVGFERISLAPHQTRHITVHVDREQLSSWSTARNGWQLGPGKRTLWIGSSSRDRRLHTTVDLR from the coding sequence ATGCCCGCTTCCTCCGTCTCTCCTCTCCTGTACGGACGGACGCGGCGCGCCCTCGTCATGGCCGCCGCCATCCTGCTGACCGTTCTCGGCCTCGGCCTCCGCCCGGCGGCCGCCGAGGCCCGGCCCTCGTCGTACGCCTGGGGCAAGGGCACGCTGACCGGCCCCGAACTGCGCGCGCTCGTGTCCCAGATGACGCTGCCGGAGAAGATCGGCATGGTGCACGGCAGCGCCGACACCACCTGCTCGACGACCCTGCCCGAGGGGTGCGTGGGTCAGGCCGGCTGGATTCCGGGCGTCGCCCGGATCGGCGTACCGCCGCTGCGGATGACCGACGGGCCCGCCGGCGTACGGCTCGGGCACGTCGAGACCGCGATGCCGGCACCGGTCGGGCTGGCCGCGACCTTCGACACCGGCGCGGCACGGACCTACGGGAAGACCGTCGGCGCGGCCGGGCGGGCGACGGGCCAGGACGTCTGGCTCGGCCCCATGATCAACCAGGTGAGCTACCCGACCGCGGGCCGCAACTTCGAGACCCTCGGCGAGGACCCGTACCTGGCCGGCAGGCTCGCCGCCGAGGAGGTGACCGGCGCGCAGAGCCAGGGCCTGGTCGCCGAGCTCAAGCACTACATCCAGAACGACTTCGAGAACGGCCGCGGTGCCACCAGCGTCGCCATCGACGACCAGACCTTCCACGAGACCGAGCTGGTGGCCTTCGAGGCCGGTATCAAGGCCGGCGCCGGCTCGATCATGTGCTCCTACAACCGGATCAACGACATCTACGGCTGCGGTGACGACGACACTCTCATCAAGGTGCTGCGCCAGCAGCTCGCCTTCACCGGCTTCGTGCAGTCCGACTGGGGCGCGGTGCACAAGATCACCGATCTGGTCAACGGGACCGACATCGAGCAGCCGAGCGGTCGCAACCTCACCGAGGCCGCGCTGACCGACGCGGTCACGGGCGGCACTCCGGAGGTCGCCGCCACCGCCGACTTCCCCGCCTACCCGGCGATCTCCGCCGACCGGTGGAAGTCGGCGCTGGACACCGCGATCTTCCACATCCTTTCCACGATGAACGAGGCCGGGCTGCTGGAGGGCACCCAGTACGGGTCCCACTTCGACGGCACACCGGTGCCGTGGGTGCCGGCCCGCCCGAGCCTGGCGAGCCTGCGGGCGTCCGACGCCGCGACCGCACGATCCGTCGCCGCCGGCAGCGCCACCCTGCTGCGCGACAAGGGGCACATCCTGCCGCTGTCGCGCGCCGGCGCGTCGAAGGGCCTGGTCGTCATGGGCCCGACCGCGATCGCGCCCTATTACGGCGGCGGGGGCAGCGCCCACGTCACGCCCTACGACGGGTCGGCCGGCCCGTACGAGGCCATCAAGGCCCACGCGGGATCGGCGGTCTCCTATGTCCCCGGCTACGACCTGGACGGCCGGACCGTGCCGTCCTCCGCGCTCACCGCGCCGGACCCCGCCGCGAACTACCCCGACTGGACCCTGACCCCGGCCGACGCGGAGTTCGCCGGACAGCATGGTCTGCTGCGGCAGCAGACCACCACCGACCCCGTCGCGTCCGGCGCGCAACCGGTGCTCGCGACCGGCGGCGCACCCGACCGGCTCGACACCACCGTCGACCGCAGCGGCGGCACCGCACTGCCGCCGGGTACGGCGTGGCGCTGGTCGGGCCTGCTCACCGCGCCCGCCGACCCCGGCGGGACGGGGTGGCAGCTCAAGGTCGCCGTGCAGAACCAGGCCGGCGCGCAGCTGTTCGTGGACGGGCTGGCCACCACGTCGCGTCCGATCAACATCGGTGCCTACCCCACCGCGCCCTCCTCGTCCTACGCGTCGCTCGGTGAGGCCGCCCGCTCCCACGATCCGGCCGACCCGGGACTCCAGCAGGCGACCTACTCGGTGAACCTGACCGCGGGACAGCAGCTCCACCTGGACCTGCGGGTGACCGCCGGCGCCAAGCCCACCGACGTGCGGCTTCGCTGGGTGCCGCCGGACAACCAGGCCCAGGCGATCGCCAAGGCCGTGAGCGCCGCCAAGTCGGCGAAGACGGCCGTGATCTTCGCCTATGACGAGGGCACCGAGGGCTCGGACCGCGGCGGGTCCGATCAGGCCGCCGGGCTGTCGCTGGCCGGCTACCAGAACGACCTGATCAAGGCGGTCGCGCAGGCCAACCCGGACACGGTCGTGGTGCTGAACACCGGCGACGCCGTGCTCATGCCGTGGGCCGGCGACGTGAAGGCGATCCTGGAGATGTGGTACCCCGGCCAGGAGGGCGGGGCCGCGACCGGCGACGTCCTGTTCGGCCGGGTCGACCCGGGCGGGCGGCTGCCCATCACGTTCCCCGCGAGCGCCCAGCAGACGCCCATGTACGACCCGACGTGCACCGACACCTCGGCGACCGGAAACTGCCCGATGTATCCGGGCGTCGTCGGCCCGAGCCCGTTCCTGCCCGGAGCGACCACCAGTTACCGCACCATCACCGGCATGAAGGTCAACGGCATCTACGAGGGCTACCGCTGGTACGACAAGAAGGACATCGCTCCGCTCTATCCCTTCGGGCACGGCCTGTCCTACACCGGTTTCGCCTACGGCGGGCTGCGGACGGCCCCGACCAGGTCGGGCGGGCTCGTGGCGAGCTTCAACGTGACCAACACCGGCGCGGTACGCGGCTCGGAGACCCCCCAGGTCTACCTCGGTCCCTCCTCCGCCATGCCGGCGAACGTCCAGCAGGCGGTCGCCAAGCTGGTCGGCTTCGAACGGATCTCCCTCGCCCCGCACCAGACCCGGCACATCACCGTTCACGTCGACCGGGAACAGCTGTCCTCCTGGTCGACCGCCAGGAACGGCTGGCAGCTCGGTCCCGGTAAGCGGACCCTGTGGATCGGCTCGTCCTCCCGCGACCGGCGGCTGCACACCACGGTGGACCTGCGGTAG
- a CDS encoding phosphotransferase family protein — protein MDHPRPSADLKLQRSGRDPSALSSDLTRWLATVLPGERPDPGVVMRDGVDDNGMSAETLFLEATWNEDGREKAGRYVARVTPAAEDIPVFPEQALQDQYDTMRLVGELTDVPIPRLRWMEPTGSVLGTPFFLMDHVDGNIPRDVLPYNLGDNWLFDASPEDHRRLQDGTVDVIAKLHAIPDAQSTFGFLTPRQGRAGDTLLARNLARTRAWYDFAVPGTGPSSLVERGLAWLEAHLPETGETVLSWGDARVGNIIYRDFEPVAVLDWEMAAIGPRELDVSWLIFAHQVFESLAEMLALPGMPHFLREEDVTAAYERLSGVTLGDLRWYHVYNAVRWCIVFLRTGARQIHFGEIERPDDTETLMHHRPLVVRLLDEVGA, from the coding sequence ATGGACCACCCACGCCCATCCGCCGACCTGAAACTGCAGCGCTCCGGCCGCGATCCGAGTGCGCTCTCCTCCGACCTCACCCGGTGGCTGGCGACCGTACTGCCCGGTGAACGGCCGGACCCCGGCGTGGTGATGCGCGACGGGGTCGACGACAACGGCATGTCGGCGGAGACGCTGTTCCTCGAAGCCACCTGGAACGAGGACGGCCGGGAAAAGGCCGGCCGTTACGTCGCTCGCGTCACGCCGGCCGCCGAGGACATCCCGGTCTTTCCCGAGCAGGCACTGCAGGACCAGTACGACACCATGCGGCTGGTCGGCGAGCTGACCGACGTGCCGATACCGCGGCTGCGGTGGATGGAGCCCACGGGGTCGGTGCTCGGCACCCCGTTCTTCCTGATGGACCACGTCGACGGAAACATCCCGCGCGACGTGCTGCCCTACAACCTCGGCGACAACTGGCTCTTCGACGCCTCACCCGAAGATCACCGCCGGCTGCAGGACGGCACGGTGGACGTGATCGCCAAACTGCACGCCATCCCCGACGCACAGTCCACGTTCGGCTTCCTCACCCCGCGGCAGGGGAGGGCCGGTGACACCCTGCTCGCGCGGAACCTGGCGCGCACGAGGGCGTGGTACGACTTCGCGGTGCCCGGGACGGGCCCCTCCTCGCTCGTCGAGCGGGGGCTGGCCTGGCTCGAGGCGCACCTGCCCGAGACCGGCGAGACGGTCCTCAGCTGGGGCGACGCGCGGGTCGGCAACATCATCTACCGCGACTTCGAGCCGGTCGCCGTGCTCGACTGGGAGATGGCCGCGATCGGCCCCCGTGAGCTCGACGTCTCCTGGCTGATCTTCGCTCACCAGGTCTTCGAGTCGCTCGCCGAGATGCTGGCCCTGCCGGGTATGCCACACTTTCTCCGAGAGGAGGACGTGACGGCGGCGTACGAGAGGTTAAGCGGTGTCACCCTGGGCGATCTGCGGTGGTACCACGTGTACAACGCCGTGCGGTGGTGCATCGTCTTCCTGAGAACGGGCGCGCGGCAGATCCATTTCGGTGAGATCGAGCGTCCTGACGACACCGAGACCCTGATGCATCACCGGCCGTTGGTCGTCAGGCTCCTGGACGAGGTAGGTGCGTAG
- a CDS encoding MarR family winged helix-turn-helix transcriptional regulator: MTARTVGAEEALDVVIAMHRLMRRLRRAGNTGAVHPTQLIVLALLMQYGPLRVGELARRVPCSQPTATTAVAGLLAAGFVDREPDPTDGRAIRVAATDAGRAILQSFAHGEAEVLSALMSAIPEEDARLLLTAAPVLSTLADLPAPPSLGPVPDGDSPLPHA; the protein is encoded by the coding sequence ATGACTGCGCGGACGGTGGGTGCCGAAGAGGCGCTGGACGTCGTGATCGCGATGCACCGTCTCATGCGCCGTCTTCGCCGGGCCGGTAACACCGGCGCGGTGCACCCGACCCAGCTCATCGTCCTCGCACTGCTCATGCAGTACGGCCCGCTGCGCGTCGGTGAGCTCGCCCGGCGCGTGCCGTGCTCGCAGCCGACCGCCACCACCGCGGTGGCCGGTCTGCTCGCGGCCGGGTTCGTCGACCGCGAGCCGGACCCGACGGACGGCCGCGCGATCCGCGTGGCCGCCACCGACGCCGGCCGCGCCATCCTGCAGTCCTTCGCGCACGGCGAGGCCGAGGTCCTGTCCGCCTTGATGTCGGCGATCCCGGAAGAGGACGCACGCCTCCTTCTCACGGCGGCGCCCGTCCTCAGCACGCTCGCCGACCTGCCCGCACCGCCGAGCCTGGGCCCCGTGCCGGACGGCGACTCACCGCTCCCCCACGCGTGA